In a genomic window of Callithrix jacchus isolate 240 chromosome 22, calJac240_pri, whole genome shotgun sequence:
- the SLC5A5 gene encoding sodium/iodide cotransporter isoform X4 — protein MEAVEPGERPTFGAWDYGVFALMLLVSTGIGLWVGLARGGQRSAEDFFTGGRRLAALPVGLSLSASFMSAVQVLGVPSEAYRYGLKFLWMCLGQLLNSVLTALFFMPVFYRLGLTSTYEMLYTGIVIYAPALILNQVTGLDIWASLLSTGIICTFYTAVGGMKAVVWTDVFQVVVMLSGFWVVLARGVMLVGGPRHVLMLAQNHSRINLMDFNPDPRSRYTFWTFVVGGTLVWLSMYGVNQAQVQRYVACRTEKQAKLALLINQVGLFLIVSSAACCGIVMFVFYSDCDPLLVGRISAPDQYMPLLVLDIFEDLPGVPGLFLACAYSGTLSTASTSINAMAAVTVEDLIKPRQRSLAPRKLVIISKGLSLIYGSACLTVAALSSLLGGGVLQGSFTVMGVISGPLLGAFILGMFLPACNTRGVLSGLAAGLTLSLWVALGATLYPPSEQTMRVLPSSAARCVALSANASGLLDPSRLPANDSSRAPSSGMDASRPALADSFYAISYLYYGALGTLTTVLCGALISCLTGPTKRSALAPGLLWWDLAQQTASVAPREEVATLDDNLVKGPEELPPGTKKPPGFLPTNEDRLFFLGQKELEGVGSWTACSGYDGGQDQRETNL, from the exons ATGGAGGCCGTGGAACCCGGGGAACGGCCCACCTTCGGAGCCTGGGACTACGGGGTGTTTGCCCTCATGCTCCTGGTGTCCACTGGCATCGGGCTGTGGGTCGGGCTGGCGCGGGGCGGGCAGCGCAGCGCTGAGGACTTCTTCACCGGGGGCCGGCGCCTGGCGGCCCTGCCCGTGGGCCTGTCGCTCTCCGCCAGCTTCATGTCGGCCGTACAGGTGCTGGGCGTGCCGTCCGAGGCCTACCGCTATGGCCTCAAGTTCCTCTGGATGTGCCTGGGTCAGCTTCTCAACTCGGTTCTCACTGCCCTGTTCTTCATGCCCGTCTTCTATCGCCTGGGCCTCACCAGCACCTACGAG ATGCTGTACACTGGCATCGTCATCTACGCACCGGCCCTCATCCTGAACCAAG TGACCGGGCTGGACATCTGGGCGTCGCTCCTGTCCACCGGAATTATCTGCACTTTCTACACAGCTGTG GGCGGCATGAAGGCTGTTGTCTGGACTGATGTGTTCCAGGTTGTGGTGATGCTAAGTGGCTTCTGGGTTGTCCTGGCCCGCGGCGTCATGCTTGTGGGAGGGCCCCGCCACGTGCTCATGCTGGCCCAGAACCACTCCCGGATCAACCTGATGGA CTTTAACCCTGACCCGAGGAGCCGCTATACATTCTGGACTTTTGTGGTGGGTGGCACGTTGGTGTGGCTCTCCATGTACGGTGTGAACCAGGCGCAGGTGCAGCGCTACGTGGCTTGCCGCACAGAGAAGCAGGCCAAACT GGCCCTGCTCATCAACCAGGTGGGCCTGTTCCTGATCGTGTCCAGTGCCGCCTGCTGTGGCATTGTCATGTTTGTGTTCTACTCCGACTGCGACCCCCTCCTTGTGGGGCGCATCTCCGCCCCAGACCAG TACATGCCTCTCCTGGTGCTGGACATCTTCGAGGACCTGCCTGGAGTCCCCGGGCTGTTCCTGGCATGTGCTTACAGCGGCACCCTCAG CACAGCATCCACCAGCATCAATGCCATGGCTGCAGTCACTGTAGAAGATCTCATCAAACCGCGGCAGCGGAGCCTGGCGCCCAGGAAACTCGTCATTATCTCCAAGGGGCTCT CACTCATCTACGGCTCGGCCTGTCTCACTGTGGCGGCTCTGTCCTCGCTGCTTGGGGGTGGCGTCCTCCAG GGCTCCTTCACGGTCATGGGAGTCATCAGCGGCCCCCTCCTCGGAGCCTTCATCTTGGGAATGTTCCTGCCCGCCTGTAACACCCGG GGCGTCCTCTCGGGACTGGCCGCAGGCTTGACGCTGTCGCTGTGGGTGGCCCTGGGCGCCACCCTGTACCCACCTAGCGAGCAGACCATGAGGGTCCTGCCGTCGTCGGCTGCCCGCTGCGTGGCGCTCTCAGCCAACGCCTCTGGCCTCCTGGACCCGTCTCGCCTCCCTGCTAACGACTCTAGCAGGGCCCCCAG CTCAGGAATGGACGCCAGCCGACCCGCCTTAGCTGACAGCTTCTATGCCATCTCCTATCTCTATTATGGCGCCCTGGGCACACTGACCACCGTGCTATGCGGAGCCCTCATCAGCTGCCTGACAG GCCCCACCAAGCGTAGTGCCCTGGCCCCAGGATTGTTATGGTGGGACCTCGCACAGCAGACAGCATCAGTGGCCCCCAGGGAAGAAGTGGCCACCCTGGATGACAACTTGGTCAAG GGTCCTGAAGAACTGCCCCCTGGAACCAAGAAGCCCCCTGGCTTCCTGCCCACCAATGAGGACCGTCTGTTTTTCCTGGGGCAGAAGGAGCTGGAGGGGGTGGGCTCCTGGACTGCCTGCAGCGGATATGATGGTGGTCAAGACCAGCGGGAGACAAACCTCTGA